Proteins from a genomic interval of Aspergillus flavus chromosome 7, complete sequence:
- a CDS encoding TAP-like protein-domain-containing protein, translating into MRQSSSFTAGLLSMASLASLTQAELGKIQWKGLCDPTNATGPMICGTLDVPLDYTDSTSNKTLTLDIGKWPAAKKATAEPVFVNFGGPGVNSFEGLGSYGKEFQTILGGHSDVITFNPRGVGNTIPFSCYSNDSSRELASLQAPNDGTASNTARGEIWAQSTNYAQACYAQNGENGSLIGTTFAARDTLQVLDALRGKNALLNYWGISYGTTVGAVMAAMFTERMGYLALDGVDNPAEYFNGYNAEAVADVDTVLKGFCSGCFAAPELCPLAKIYSSAANLEAAIYVMLDELKFNPIPIPSNGGVITYTDVKSTIKEALYAPNSWPLTSELIYYVQTRNATVLGSSEVYSTVKSYGLSASLTSSSNEVESGIRCSDKAASASMSDVLPYSNVRASLSRIASDGANTDMRCAQWNKKMYAKERYTGDFDVKTPHPVLVLSNRYDPSTPLAAAKNLTATFEGSVLLEQNGYGHTTLSVPSLCTAKVVRAYFSNGTLPAEGTICEIDVPLFTNLTYADRGFESVDDAELLKAVMLISEKMSRSKLR; encoded by the exons ATGAGGCAGTCTTCATCTTTCACTGCCGGACTGCTGTCCATGGCGTCGCTTGCTTCTCTCACGCAAGCGGAATTAGGCAAGATCCAATGGAAAGGACTTTGCGACCCAACCAATGCCACAGGGCCGATGATCTGCGGAACACTCGACGTGCCATTGGACTACACAGATTCTACATCCAACAAGACTTTGACTCTGGATATCGGCAAATGGCCGGCGGCCAAGAAAGCAACCGCAGAGCCTGTCTTTGTCAACTTTGGTGGCCCTGGTGTAAATTCCTTCGAGGGCCTTGGATCATATGGCAAGGAATTCCAAAC TATCCTCGGTGGACACTCTGATGTCATAACCTTCAACCCTCG GGGTGTCGGAAACACGATTCCATTTTCGTGCTATAGCAATGACTCCTCCAGGGAGCTTGCATCGCTTCAGGCTCCAAACGACGGCACAGCGTCTAATACAGCCCGGGGTGAAATATGGGCCCAGAGCACAAACTATGCGCAAGCATGTTATGCCCAGAATGGCGAGAATGGAAGTCTCATTGGAACTACCTTTGCGGCGAGGGACACGTTGCAGGTCCTTGATGCTCTCAGGGGAAAGAATGCTTTGCTGAATTACTGGG GAATCTCCTATGGCACTACGGTCGGTGCTGTCATGGCAGCTATGTTCACCGAAAGAATGGGATATCTGGCCCTTGATGGTGTGGATAATCCAGCCGAGTACTTCAACGGATA TAACGCGGAAGCCGTTGCGGATGTTGACACGGTCTTGAAAGGCTTCTGCTCAGGTTGCTTTGCCGCACCAGAGCTTTGCCCTCTAGCAAAGATCTACAGCAGTGCCGCCAACCTAGAAGCGGCGATTTATGTGATGCTCGACGAGCTCAAGTTCAATCCCATCCCAATCCCAAGCAATGGAGGAGTCATAACATACACCGACGTCAAATCCACCATCAAGGAAGCGCTATACGCTCCAAACTCCTGGCCATTGACCTCAGAACTCATTTACTACGTACAGACCCGCAACGCGACCGTCTTGGGTAGTTCCGAGGTATACTCGACCGTAAAATCATACGGTTTGTCCGCGTCTTTGACCTCGTCTTCCAACGAGGTAGAGAGCGGTATCAGATGCTCCGACAAGGCAGCATCAGCCAGTATGTCGGATGTGCTACCATACAGCAATGTAAGGGCATCTCTGAGCAGGATCGCGAGTGACGGTGCCAATACCGACATGCGATGCGCACAATGGAATAAGAAGATGTACGCCAAGGAACGGTACACTGGTGACTTCGATGTAAAGACACCTCACCCTGTATTGGTTCTTAGCAACAGATATGACCCGAGTACTCCGCTTGCGGCGGCGAAGAACCTGACCGCTACTTTTGAAGGGAGTGTTCTGCTCGAGCAGAATGGCTACGGG CATACTACCCTGTCCGTGCCGTCTCTTTGTACGGCCAAGGTGGTCCGGGCTTACTTTTCCAATGGCACGTTGCCCGCGGAAGGGACGATCTGCGAGATCGATGTGCCTCTTTTTACGAACCTTACTTATGCGGAT CGGGGCTTTGAGTCTGTGGACGATGCGGAACTTCTCAAGGCGGTAATGTTGATTTCTGAGAAGATGTCTCGAAGCAAGCTCCGTTGA